A segment of the Oncorhynchus nerka isolate Pitt River linkage group LG19, Oner_Uvic_2.0, whole genome shotgun sequence genome:
TCTCCCCAGCGCAAGGCAGACAGAGATAAATGTCTCCACAGGCTTCATTGGGTTAGTGTCCGTGTGCTGTTGGAAGGACTGAGAGGACTAAAGGCTTTGATCGTTACCCTCCTGGTAAATCAACACCAAGGGAGAGCGGTGAGGGGGCCCAGGCACCATATCGATAGAGAGGCAGGCCCAGGCACCGTATCGATAGAGAGGCAGGCCCAGGCACCGTAtcgatatcaaatcaaatcaaatttatttatatagcccttcgtacatcagctgatatctcaaagtgctgtacagaaacccagcctaaaaccccaaacagcaagcaatgcaggtgtagaagcacggtggctaggaaaaactccctagaaaggccaaaacctaggaagaaacctagagaggaaccaggctatgtggggtggccagtcctcttctggctgtgccgggtggagattataacagaacatggccaagatgttcaaatgttcataaatgaccagcatggtcgaataataataaggcagaacagttgaaactggagcagcagcacagtcagctggaagttgaaactggagcagcagcatggccaggtggactggggacagcaaggagtcatcatgtcaggtagtcctggggcatggtcctagggctcaggtcagttgaaactggaacagcagcatggccaggtggactggggacagcaaggagtcatcatgtcatgtagtcctggggcatggtcctagggctcaggtcctccgagagagagaaagcaagagagaaggagagaattagagaacgcacacttagattcacacaggacaccgaataggacaggataagtactccagatataacaaactgaccccagccccccgacacataaactactgcagcataaatactggaggctgagacaggaggggtcaggagacactggccccatccgaggacacccccggacagggccaaacaggaaggatataaccccacccaatttgccaaagcacagcccccacaccactagagggatatcttcaaccaccaacttaccatcctgagacaaggctgagtataacccacaaagatctccgccacggcacaacccaaggggggggcgccaacccagacaggatggccacaacagtgaatcaacccactcaggtgatgcaCCCCCTCCAGCGActgcatgagagagccccagtaagccagtactcagcccctgtaatagggttagaggcagagaatcccagtggaaagaggggaaccggccaggcagagacagcaagggcggttcgttgctccagagcctttccgttcaccttcccactcctgggccagactacactcaatcatatgacccattgaagagatgagtcttcagtaaagacttaaaggttgagaccgagtttgcgtctctgacatgggtaggcagaccgttccataaaaatggagctctataggagaaagccctgcctcaagatgtttgcttagaaattctagggacaattaggaggcctgcgtagAGAGGCAGGCCCAGGCACCGTATCGATAGAGAGGCAGGCCCAGGCACCGTATCGATAGAGAGGCAGGCCCAGGCACCGTATCGATAGAGAGGCAGGCCCAGGCACCGTATCGATAGAGAGGCAGGCCCAGGCACCGTATCGATAGAGAGGCCAGTGTTCTCACCTTAAACAGCCCCGGATCACCTTAGCAGAAACGTGCATCAGCTCACGTAGCCTGTCTGTCGGACACAGAGCATTGTCATCCCTCTTCAATCAATAGTCAGTTTCCCCAAAGAATGTAGGGACGTGTTTTAATTAGTCTTGCCTTTAATAGCAAATGGAGATTGTTTATACATAACAATAACTGGAATAAACATGATTTTTGTGGATGTTCAGTAGGGTCAGATGAGTTAATAATTATGACAATTATTTGTTGTCTTTATTAGTTATGTCTAATGAtgattttataatgtattgtacgTGGAATGTTCCATGTGCCTCTTCTATTCTATACTGGTCTGTGACTGTGTAGCAAATTAGGATCTGTCAGACTCAATCCTCAGCCTGAATTGTCTCCATTTGCGCTGCCGGAAAGAGCCTGTCAAGTGTGCTTCTGACACTCTTTGCTTTAGCGAGTGAGAGAGCGTTGTTATCTTTCTGTTTTCCAGTTCTTCATCAGGGTGTGATGACAGGTAGATAATGCTTATCTGCTCAACACCAGTCATTAGCAACATTAACTGCAACAAATTGCTTGCAATAAAAATCGAGATAGCTAGTTTATCAGGACGCTAATATAATGTTTGGTTAATAAGGCACTCAAGCATAAGTGACAAATATGTAACTTTGAACATTTGTTAAGGGTTATTTCCTGCCATTCTAatgtgaaacagaacattaaatAGATAAATGTCACCGTACACCATCATTTCCCTCTGTGGGCATATAATACTAAAAGAACGCAGACTATAGAGATTTTACGCCCATCCAGAACGGGACTGGctaaaataatgtgggcctgcccaCAATGCATAGATCAAAAGGGAATGTCAGCTCACTGTTTTACTCCTCTCAAACTTCATATTTTACTAAAGCTCTGGTGATTTAAGATGTATTTCCAAGCGGTCTCAGGAGCCAAACCCTTTATGGACAGTATTGACTACTTCGAGATTGGGTATTTGAACTAAATACAACGTACACATGCATCAAAGGCACATTAGTCTACTCTTGATCCATGCGAATATGGACAGTGTGCGTCATGGCTGGATAGGCTGTGTTTCCGCTCTCAAAATTAATGTCATAACCAACTGCGTTACCTCTGAAAAGAGTTTTTGTTTAGTCTTAAAAGTACCTACCATCGCTGCCTGAAATTCGAACTTTGGATcatgtttttaaggacacacctcaaaTATTTCCAACCAGCCCATCTAAGCTGATATGACAGATCAATTCCCGAACCTGGCGTTAGGTCTGGAAAATGCCAGTGCGCCAGTTTTGACACGAATTTGCAAGCTAACGTACTTTTGACACGAGCGCCACCTTAACGAGCCGAAAATAGAACCcatagaaagtaacctacccaaccctgtttCCATCAGACTACAATCAAACAACTCAACCTGCAAACAACTTGGCAACAACCAAATAGTTCAACTTGCAAATCCCTTTTCTTTACTAGAGTGACATATTAAGACATTAATTATTCATACTACAAATGTGTGAGGAATCAAAGAACCTGTTTGGTCGCAATTTTGATTCTCCAGTGGGAAGGCATTGCTTTCATGGAAAAGTCCTAAagcaggtgtttattgcaaaAGGGCCCagccaggatgtgtgtgtgtgtgtgtgtgtgtgtgtgtgtgtgtgtgtgtgtggatatgatTGAGCTTCCATTGGAGCCGGAGCTTTGGTGCCAATGACCATAGATCCAAGGGGCTTAATAAACTTGCCGCCACCCTGGTCCACAGAGGTCTCAGTCAAAGAGGACTAAATCCCCACTGGACCCCCAAACCCACCCCCATAACCACAAACGACAGGGTCATGTGCCTGTGGTGCTGCCTTCTGACTTCCACCCTGGTGTACATTATGAACTCTGGTTTAGACCAATGGAAGAATACACACAGCGAAACTAATATAGATACATTGTTCATGACACTGATTTCCTGTCTAATGTCTGATGCAGAAACAAAGCAACGCCAAGTAGAGTTACATCAGACTATAGATACGCTTTTGTGCAATGATCCCTAAATCACAATACAGGTAGGAAATGCTTTCTTAAATCTACATGTAGTAGGTGAACTGATCTCACTGCTCCATCTCCTAGTATGGCATGACTGTCTCCCAAACAATGGACTCTCCCAAACAATGGACTCTCCCAAACTCTCCCAAACAATGGACTCTCCCAAACAATGGACTCTCCCAAACAATGGACTCTCCCAAACAAGGGACTCATTTTCCAAGAGCTTACTGCTATATATGCAAATACTAGTATGTTCTCGGGATAAAGGCGTTTTACCCTCTGAAGCCTGTCCCATACGTTCTCTAAGCCCTCTGATTACAGGAAGTAAAATTCATTGGTTGGGTCCAGGAAAAGTGAACTTGCTTTCTTATTGAGTGTTTACTGGGAGTGTCTGGACCTGAATAGAGGAGCCCTCTCATCCTGGGAGCATTTCTGTGTCATGTAACAATACAAAATGCCTATCTGAATTCCTCTTATGTTTTCACGTGATCCTCTAGGTATAACAGTCTTGTGACGTCCGGGAGGGCAAAGGGCATCATCGCAGTGTGCTGGGTTCTCTCTGTGGGCATCGGCCTCACGCCCATGCTGGGCTGGAACCGGGGTGTCAACAGCACCAACAGCAGCTCGTGCCCCGAAGGCATGACAGAGTGCCTGTTCGAGGGTGTGGTCACCCTGGAATACATGGTCTACTTCAACTTCTTCGGTTGTGTGCTGGTGCCCCTGCTGGCCATGCTGGTCATCTACGCCCGCATCTTCATGGCGGCGCGGCGCCAGCTGAGACTGATGGACCTGAAGCTGGCTCACATGCACGCCCCTGGGGCATGCTCATCGTCCACATCGTCCCGCTCCACCCTGCAGAAGGAGGTCCACGCAGCCAAGTCTCTGGCCATCATCGTGGGGCTATTCGCCCTCTGCTGGTTGCCCCTTCACATCATCAACTGCTTCAACCTGTTCTGCCAGGACTGTGGGCGCCCGCACGTCTGGGTGATGAACATCGCCATCATCCTGTCCCACGCCAACTCCGTGGTCAACCCCTTCATCTATGCATATCGCATCCGGGAGTTCCGCCACACCTTCCGCAGGATCCTGCGCAAGCACATCCTGGGGCACTGGGAGGGGCATGGAGCTGGGGGAGGGGGTGGCAGAAGGctgggtagcagcagcagtatcacGCGTGCCTCTACTCGCATCAGCATGGTGGACAGCTCGTGTGGCACCATGTGGAACAGTTATTCCCTGGAGCCCAGCCCCAAACCCAGCCCCACTCGGACCCCCATAGAGACCCATAGAGCTGGGAAAGAAGCTTACTTTGACTCCTGCCAATGGTCACCACCACAGTCAGACCTGCACCAATCAGCTCCATTGAAAACGGACACAACAAAGGCGATGCCCCGGTGTCTCCCAGGCAGCAGCAATGCATCATGGGATGTGCGGACCAAAGTGGGGTTGAGACTACAACCGTGTTGATGGAGGTGAGGGACAGTGGGAACATATCCTTTGTGCATGTCAggcctctgtccccctctgtcccccACACTAACCAGCCTAACCACTCAGTAGAACTCACTGAGGTCTCATGACATAGTTATCTCCATGTCAggcctctgtccccctctgtccccctctgtcccccACACTAACCAGCCTAACCACTCAGTAGAACTCACTGAGGTCTCATGACATAGTTATCTCCATGTCAGGCCTCTGTcccccctgtccccctgtcccccaCACTAACCAGCCTAACCACTCAGTAGAACTCACTGAGGTCTCATGACATAGTTATCTCCATGTCAGTGTCcccctctgtccccatgtctctggtcccctctgtcccctctgttccttctgtcccctctgtcccctctgtcccccACACTAACCAGCCTAACCACTCAGTAGAACTCACTGAGGTCTCATGACATAGTTATCTCCACGTCAggcctctgtccccctctgtcccccACACTAACCAGCCTAACCACTCAGTAGAACTCACTGAGGTCTCATGACATAGTTATCTCCATGTCAggcctctgtccccctctgtcccctctgtccccctctgtccttctgtccccctctgtcccctctatcccctctgtccccctctgttccctcccctctgtccccctctgtcccctctgtccccctctgttccttctgtccccctctgtcccctctgtccccctctgttccctgttctgtccccctctgttccttctgtctgtcccctctgtcccccACACTAACCAGCCTAACCACTCAGTAGAACTCACTGAGGTCTCATGACATAGTTATCTCCATGTCAggcctctgtccccctctgtccccactgtcccctctgtcccctctgttccttctgtccccctctgtcccctctgtccccctctgttcctactgtccccctctgtcccctctgtcccccACACTAACCAGCCTAACCACTCAGTAGAACTCACTGAGGTCTCATGACATAGTTATCTCCATGGTGGACAAGTTACTGATACCTCAACCTACATCATCAACTGGGAGAAGTGAGGGACCAGGTCCCTTCACCTGTAAAATCAATTCTACCGAAATATTGGAAATGGTTGCACTGACTAGaaatagcttttctttctttAGTGGGAGACTTCTTGAGCCTGAAAGGACAACAGCAAACTGGTATTAAATCATTGAGCTTTTTTCTTTCTTCAAATGATTGTATCTGTTGTTCTTGTTTACTTATCACATAGCTGTTGTTGATGGACACGTTTTGTACACGTTACCTCTGAGGCTCTTTCCTGTAGGCTAATAGTCTTTCACAATTGAAAATGTATGACGATATAAATGAATGGTCTGATCTACTGAGCACCTGTCATATGCTGACAGATTATGACCGAAACCATGTTGACCCTGGACACTGTCCAATACTGTATGACTCAATATTTGGTATTGCTGGCCAACCACTACTGAGTTAATGCAACTACTGTATGTCAGTGTGAGACGTTgggaatgtattctctctcttatGAAGTGCAGTATTCCTCCAATTGTGTCATGTTTTCAAATGCCGGTCCCTTGTGTGTTTCCATGTCAGTTTATTAAATGACCTAAATAAGCCATGTTGTCACTGCGTGTGGTTATTTAAGTGAGTCCTGTTGAGGAGAGTGCATTATACAGCAAGTCACATAACGCTAGAAAAGGGTTCCAAAAAGGGCTCTTCGCCTGTCCCAatagaactctttttggttccaggtagaaccctttttgattccaggtagaactcttttgggttccatgtagagggTTATCCTGTGGGGACAGCTGGTAGAactcttttaggttctagatagcacatttTTTTCTAAGATTGTAGAAATCTAGTAGTTTCTATAGAAAGCTATGACACTGCATCTGATTGGACAGTAAATCGCAGCATCCTATGATTGCACACTCACCACTGAAGTGAAAACAAATTACATTACTCCCAAGGGGAAAATGTATTGTTCCATGTAGCCTCCATATATAGCCTCTGGAACAATGAGTCTTGCTCATCTTACAGCCAAATATACTCTACTGAACGTATGAGGATGTCAAATTGATAACCTGGTCAAAAGCACCAGTCACCCGATACAATTCTATTGAGTAACAAGATAATTGTAATCATTGTACTTCAGAGCCAGAATCCCCTACAAGCATTGCCAACAAGGCAAAACACACAGGATTTtatctcactgttcaaataaaagTGGACACATCTttaacccccccccacccacacacacacacacacacgcacatacacacatacacacacacacacacgctcaccaaCTGGTGTGACTGTGTTTACTGAGTACTTGCTGACGCCAGTCACTGTGCCTAATGCAATGGAAATAAAATAAAGGTGCATTTGATGTCTTTTATTGTGCCATTACACCTTCCTTTTCCTCATTAAAAAGCTCCTCCACTGTGTGAAAGACCTACATTAAGCAGTGTTTGCTCCCCAACGCAATCGTGTGATGTGGAGGAAGAGTTCTCTCCATAAGTGCTCCCAgcttagtttaaaaaaatatgcatTGCATTTATTGAGCATCTATCATAACATTATGCAGTGAATGAAAATGTAAGGGGGACATTAGCAAATGGCTCTTAAAAAGGCTTTGTGTTGTGTTACTACGATAAACACGAGATAAAGGAAATATGAAAATGAGCTCTATAACTTACAGGGATTTCGGTAACCATCATAAAATCCCTAATGAATCACTGTGGTATGTTTTTGCCTTCTGAATGACATAATCAATCATAGCTTGGTAAAAGATAGAAAAGATTCAGGCGGCGGCTTGGCGCCATGATGTCCTGCAAGAAAACAATGGCTCATTCAAGTGGGTTACGTTGACAGCGAGTCATGTAGTaaatgtaacacacagacagcctGGCAATAGTATACAACATTTATCTGGTAGGTGCGTTCATAGATTATACACACAATTAGCCTACCTGATCATCACTGTGGTTATTGGTTTGTAAACATGCCATTACAAACCCTTACATGTGTCTCTGTAGCATTCTCGCCACACATACGGTCACATACTGCAAATAGGAAAGAGGGGACACTTACACAAGATATTGTCTGGCTGCTGATTTCACCAATAAGCCAATGATTGACCAATAAGCCAATGAACAAGGAACCTACCCCGATATACCCTCAGATTCATGTCTCTAGGTTATTGGCACAAACTAAATAAGTGTGCATTTAAGGTaacagatggatggagagatgtgtAGATCAAGGTCCCTGGCAGGTTTATTTGATGCTTGAATTGGGTTTTGGTCTGAAGCTTATAGAGCAGGGCCGGTCCCATGCATAGgcgacatacagtgccttcggaaagtattcagacttcttggctttttccacattaaATAGTacgtattaaatcgtttttttcccgtcatcaatctacacacaattccccataatgacaaaggaaaaaccctttgttatgagactcgaaatttaactcaaagcaaaaacagttttttataaaaaataataaaacattcagaccctttactcagtactctgttgaagcatctttggcagcgattacagcctcaagttttcttgggaatgatgctacaaacttggcacatctgtattttgggagtttctcacattcttttcagcagatcctctcaagctctgtcaggctggatggggagcgttgctgcacggctattttcaggtctctccagagaggttcgatcaggttcaagtctgggctctggctgggccactcaaggacattcagagacttgtcccgaagccactcctgtgttgtcttggctgtgtgcttagggtcgttgtcctgttggaaggtgaaccttcgccccagtctgaggtcatggagcaggttttcatcaaggatctctgtactttgctctgttcacctTTCCCTttatcttgactagtctcccagtccctgccgctgacaaacaccccacagtatgttgctgccaccaccctgcttcaccgtagagatggtgccaggtttcctacagaatgcttggcattcaggccaaagagttcaatcttggtttcatcagaccagagaatcttgtttcaatcaattgaatgtaccacaggtggaccaatcaagttgtagaaacatctcaaggatgatcaaaggaaacaggatgcacctgagctcaatttcgagtgtcatagcaaagggtctgaatacttatgtaaataaggtatttcagtttttggtttttaatacatttgcaaaaatgtataaaaacctgtttttgctttgtcattatggggtattgtgtgtagatcgatgaggaaattgttttatttaatctattttagaaaaaggctgtaatgtaagaaaatttggaaaaagtcaaggtgtctgaaaactttccgaaggtCAGTAAAGCTGCcactttttaaacatttttatttaaccgttatttaactaggcaagtcagttaagaacttgttttatttacaatgacggccaaccgggaaacagtgggttatATAAATAAACTAGAAACTAGAAACTAGAAACCAATgtctctttaaaaaaataaatcaccTGGAACAGCACCATCTAGTGGCCAGAACCTGGTTATATCAGAATGTAGGATGGGACATGAATCTAACAACTTCAATGACTAATTTCTCTGAGCAGTGGAAAAAAACCCATCAAAACAAATCACTGATTAAACATTACATACAGtaggatgaagaaacaatactcAGAGCCGCAGCGCcatactacttgtcagacataGAGAACTGAAACTAGTTCTAAAAGTAGCACTCACAAGCCAAAAGTGGTCTACGGAAACGTCTAACTACATCACATATGTGCAGATATATATATGCACCACATCATTgctctctagctctgttctgtccaATGAGTCATTGGGCCCACCCGGCAACCTCATTGGATAACGCTGGGCAGGCCTCTttctagctgtcactcaaatgcgaagggctgaagctcattggctagaactcgaattgctagggggctggcccatGTGTTGGGAAATGTAGTAAAATTGCACAGCACAGCTTCAAGAAAACAgttgctttcaaactagggatttcgtgGTTAATTGAGGTAAAAttgtaattctgctcatagattatgcatgtgtgaactacacattgacacatccagcccaaataCTTTCTTAGTTGCCAAATTAACGGA
Coding sequences within it:
- the LOC115125719 gene encoding adenosine receptor A2b-like, with translation MLNNASLVYIALELVIAFLAVTGNMLVCWAVCLNSTLQSITNYFVVSLAVADIAVGLLAIPFAITISTGFCANFHGCLFIACFVLVLTQSSIFSLLAIAVDRYIAIKSPLRYNSLVTSGRAKGIIAVCWVLSVGIGLTPMLGWNRGVNSTNSSSCPEGMTECLFEGVVTLEYMVYFNFFGCVLVPLLAMLVIYARIFMAARRQLRLMDLKLAHMHAPGACSSSTSSRSTLQKEVHAAKSLAIIVGLFALCWLPLHIINCFNLFCQDCGRPHVWVMNIAIILSHANSVVNPFIYAYRIREFRHTFRRILRKHILGHWEGHGAGGGGGRRLGSSSSITRASTRISMVDSSCGTMWNSYSLEPSPKPSPTRTPIETHRAGKEAYFDSCQWSPPQSDLHQSAPLKTDTTKAMPRCLPGSSNASWDVRTKVGLRLQPC